The DNA sequence CAAAGTATCGCCGGCCGAGGTCCTCAGGTTCGAGTGAGCTGAAGTCTGGCCACCTTCTCAAAGAAGGCATGGACATCGTACTGCAGCCTCTCGCCAGTGTGCGTAAGCTTGCGCACCTTGCCCAACACCTCCTTCCGATTCCACGGCCTGCCGTACAATCCTCCAACGACCATGGCTATGCCCGTATACCCGTTGGGGTCCCGACCATCGAGATCGTAGCGGTCGTTGAGATAGAGGGCTATGCAGAGAGCTTCCTCCGGGCTCTTGTTCCATTCCAGGACCTTCTCACCCCAGTACTCGCGCAGCACAAGACCGACCGGGCGATCAGACCCGCCTTGGCCATCGAATTGGGTCTAATGCCAGGACTCGCGTCGAGATGTGGCTCACTTGTTCAGTGGCGCCCCGCAATATACGCACGTGTCCCGGTATCTGGGATTCCCCTTTGTGCAACTTGGACACGAGATGCTTGCCACCGAGCCGAAGAGAAAAGGCCTTCCGCATCCCGTGCATCTGGCGGTGCCGTCCTCGTTCTGTGTATGGCAGATCGTGCACTCTTTCATGTTTCCCCCATCGCCAAGGCCGAAGATAGCGTTATCTCATCGACGAAGTCCGACCCCTTCCTTCTGAGAGGTAGTGCCAAAGCCCGAGACCCAGGTCGATGCGATTTCAGCCAACTTGCCGTCCTCCGCCGCTCGAGAAACGGAGGAAGTGGCTGCCATATGAGCTTCGCCAAGCCTGGTAAGAGGGGCAGGGTATGAATAAATACATTCTGAAGGATAGATACAAATAGCCTGGATGACGCTGAGGTGACGGGATTCATGCAGAGCGGACGGAAGGTGGCCGTTGTTCTCATTTGCTTGGTGATCGTCCTTGCGGGCGGTGCCTTGGTCGTGGTCTTGGGGAACCAGTCCTCGGCGAACGACTTCGCATCTCAGCTCTCAATCATTAAGAAGAAGGCCTTGTACGCCCACGCTAGCTTCGGCATCGTGGTGTACGACCCTGCCAACAATCGCACGCTTTACTCCGAGAACGAGGAATCGATGTTCGTGCCCGGTTCCACGACCAAGCTGTTCACCTCCGCCACAGCATTCGATGCGCTGGGCGTCAATCATCGGTTCCACACTCCCGTGCATGCCGTCGGAACGATCATCGGAGAGAGGCTCGAGGGCGACCTGGTCCTCGTGGCCAGCGGTGATCTCACCATGGGAGGCAGGACGACCGCCAGCGGCGGGATCAACTTCACTAATGTCGATCATGGAGACGCCAACGCCCTCGGTGGCTGCCAGCTGACCTCGGAGGATCCCTTGGCTGGATTGGACTCCTTGGCGGAACAGGTCAACGTCTCCGGGATCACCGAAGTGGACGACGTGATCGTCGATCCGCGCGCGTTCCCGGTCGTGGACATCGGCAAATCGTACAAGATCGCGCCCATCGCCATCAACGACGACCTCATCGATGTCATGGTCGCTCCCACCCAGGTCGGGCAGAAGGCCAGCGTGGACTGGAGACCTAAGACGGCCATCTATTCCATCGATGCCAATGTGACCACCGTGGCCATCGGGCCGACCGAGATCTCTGTTTCCGACGGTGCTCTAGGCGTCATAAAGGTCAGGGGCACCATAGCCGCCAGTAGTGTTCAGGCCAACTTCACCTATTCCATCTCCGACCCGCTGTCTTTCGCACGCACCCTATTCATCGAGGCGCTGCAACGTCACGGGGTGCAGGTGCATTCCAATCTCTCGGGTTCGAACCCAGAAGAGAAGCTCCCTTCGATCAGCACCTACACCGTCCAGAACAGAGTGGCGGAACTCGTTTCGCCTCGGTTTGCAGAGGACGTCAAGCTCACCCTGAAGGTATCGCAGAACCTGCACGCCGATACCTATCTGGGACTGATAGCTATGGCCAAGCAGGCGGGCAACTACTACCAGGGGCTGGGCGTGGAAGGGCAGTTCCTTGAGCAATTGGGTCTGAACCT is a window from the Methanomassiliicoccales archaeon genome containing:
- the dacB gene encoding D-alanyl-D-alanine carboxypeptidase/D-alanyl-D-alanine-endopeptidase, whose amino-acid sequence is MQSGRKVAVVLICLVIVLAGGALVVVLGNQSSANDFASQLSIIKKKALYAHASFGIVVYDPANNRTLYSENEESMFVPGSTTKLFTSATAFDALGVNHRFHTPVHAVGTIIGERLEGDLVLVASGDLTMGGRTTASGGINFTNVDHGDANALGGCQLTSEDPLAGLDSLAEQVNVSGITEVDDVIVDPRAFPVVDIGKSYKIAPIAINDDLIDVMVAPTQVGQKASVDWRPKTAIYSIDANVTTVAIGPTEISVSDGALGVIKVRGTIAASSVQANFTYSISDPLSFARTLFIEALQRHGVQVHSNLSGSNPEEKLPSISTYTVQNRVAELVSPRFAEDVKLTLKVSQNLHADTYLGLIAMAKQAGNYYQGLGVEGQFLEQLGLNLTSISLGDGEGGVSNDRISPLAARQLLVAMMERTDFQDYFLALPILGVDGSLAGSATPGSKAIGHVYAKTGTTVDENPLSGSGIALAKALAGYVDTASGKRLVFAIYVNNVPVGSVDDIKTLGSDVAHISELIYASF